A window of the Haloquadratum walsbyi C23 genome harbors these coding sequences:
- a CDS encoding FkbM family methyltransferase: MFRNQTIEKTIKRETVKFNINNKREFLRFSNLGGERAIIEDLLSELQSDDVVFDVGANVGTYTCFISQKAPASQIIAFEPHPTNLDGLQSNLRLNNRDAITIEKALADSVGTAELEVASPDIGEGKHSLATGKASETIEIKLTTGDRLVENGSVPQPTILKVDVEGAEGRVFAGMHSILSRSACRICYVEVHPDRLKEYSDTESDIVTTLEDCGFDVARLSYRGSEYFLKGKK, translated from the coding sequence TTGTTCCGAAATCAGACTATCGAGAAGACGATTAAACGGGAAACAGTAAAATTTAATATCAACAATAAACGAGAGTTTCTGCGATTTAGCAACCTTGGCGGTGAGCGGGCGATCATTGAGGATCTGCTATCTGAGCTTCAGTCAGACGATGTCGTCTTTGATGTCGGTGCAAACGTGGGGACGTATACTTGTTTCATCTCTCAGAAGGCACCGGCATCACAGATCATCGCTTTTGAACCACATCCCACAAATCTTGACGGGCTCCAGTCGAACCTACGATTAAATAATAGAGATGCTATAACCATCGAAAAAGCGCTGGCTGATTCGGTAGGAACTGCCGAACTTGAAGTTGCATCGCCAGACATTGGCGAAGGCAAACATTCACTCGCGACGGGCAAGGCTTCGGAGACGATTGAAATCAAATTAACAACTGGTGATAGACTTGTTGAGAACGGCTCAGTCCCACAACCAACTATTCTAAAAGTTGACGTAGAGGGGGCCGAAGGTCGAGTCTTTGCGGGAATGCATTCCATTCTATCGCGGTCTGCGTGTCGAATATGCTATGTGGAGGTCCACCCTGATCGCCTCAAAGAGTACAGTGACACTGAATCAGATATCGTAACCACATTAGAGGATTGCGGATTTGACGTGGCTAGGTTATCATATCGTGGGAGCGAGTACTTCCTCAAGGGAAAGAAGTGA
- a CDS encoding glycosyltransferase family 4 protein, translating to MEPMKGLDCLINALTQTAGIELTVLGTGSAVSDLRTLADSNGIEDRVSFQGWVEHDELPQYYRSSDLFVHPAMWPEPFGRTLLESMQMGTPALVSDIGGPPWVVGEAGLTFPRGNVGQLSKILSDIRCDPDRLVELSEACATRLEQFEPHSVVSFIEREYARIMTQ from the coding sequence ATTGAACCGATGAAAGGGTTAGATTGTCTCATCAATGCGCTAACCCAAACAGCCGGAATTGAACTAACCGTTCTTGGGACTGGATCTGCAGTGTCTGATCTCCGCACTCTTGCTGACTCCAACGGTATCGAAGATAGAGTTTCGTTCCAAGGGTGGGTAGAACACGACGAATTGCCACAATACTACCGGAGTAGTGATTTATTCGTCCACCCTGCTATGTGGCCTGAACCGTTTGGTCGGACTCTGCTCGAAAGTATGCAGATGGGGACACCAGCGCTCGTCTCAGACATCGGAGGTCCTCCGTGGGTCGTCGGAGAAGCGGGATTGACATTTCCCCGTGGGAATGTAGGACAACTTTCAAAAATATTGTCGGACATTAGATGTGATCCTGATAGGCTGGTTGAACTCAGTGAGGCTTGCGCCACTCGACTCGAACAGTTCGAACCACACAGTGTTGTTTCGTTTATCGAACGAGAATACGCTCGTATTATGACTCAATAA
- a CDS encoding IS701-like element ISHwa4 family transposase — protein sequence MLPITDFLSCTDVLDEFDSLSYHQTTHAKTYVTGLAAGRSKTVTGIAREVLPAGSDRALNKFITEYDWDEDQLNHERLEELQKHGETRWSQNGYIVIDDSVIQRTGKSLPGAGEFYDHSEGEPVWGQNLVYAFYTDDKTSYPLAFRQYEKADDEDEEDEQETKYDLAREIITELEEEVGVPAGTYLFDAWFAHDSGLIEHVESHGKDWIGPLRGNRQVTYANKERRVDALEECIDKEEREVDGETYKIWTKTVPVSKLGEVRLVITEKVTDEDKENPVKYLATSKIDAPSAHIIRSYSYRWRVETFFEDSKEDLGLGDCEVRDSDGASRHWHLQMLAYSLLRLGPESSASERLVSKASSLRSQLEHGLKETIYNMFSWVRDQPDRDLDGLMEDIDHLFLHSEGGL from the coding sequence ATGCTGCCGATTACGGATTTCCTCTCGTGCACCGACGTGCTGGATGAATTCGACTCGCTATCATATCATCAAACGACTCACGCCAAAACGTACGTGACAGGTCTTGCTGCGGGCCGCAGCAAGACTGTAACCGGAATTGCACGAGAGGTCCTTCCTGCCGGAAGTGACCGAGCACTCAACAAGTTCATCACCGAATACGATTGGGATGAGGATCAGCTCAACCACGAGCGGTTAGAGGAACTGCAAAAACACGGAGAGACACGCTGGTCACAAAACGGCTATATCGTTATTGACGATTCAGTCATCCAGCGAACCGGGAAGTCCCTTCCCGGTGCTGGAGAGTTCTACGATCACTCTGAGGGTGAGCCTGTTTGGGGACAGAACCTCGTCTACGCGTTCTATACCGATGATAAAACGTCCTATCCACTTGCTTTTCGCCAGTACGAGAAGGCCGACGACGAGGACGAGGAAGACGAACAGGAGACAAAATACGACCTCGCACGAGAGATAATCACGGAATTAGAAGAAGAGGTAGGTGTGCCTGCGGGCACCTACCTCTTCGATGCATGGTTTGCTCATGACTCCGGTCTGATCGAACACGTCGAATCACACGGCAAGGACTGGATTGGACCACTACGGGGCAACCGACAGGTGACCTACGCGAACAAAGAGAGACGCGTCGATGCGCTCGAAGAGTGCATCGACAAGGAAGAGCGAGAAGTTGACGGTGAAACGTACAAAATTTGGACTAAGACAGTCCCTGTCTCGAAATTAGGTGAAGTTCGGCTGGTAATCACAGAGAAGGTTACCGATGAGGACAAAGAGAATCCAGTAAAGTATCTTGCGACGAGCAAGATTGACGCGCCTTCGGCACACATTATTCGGAGCTATTCGTACAGATGGCGAGTAGAGACATTCTTCGAGGACTCGAAAGAGGATCTTGGCTTAGGAGACTGCGAGGTTCGTGATTCTGACGGTGCCAGTCGTCACTGGCACCTTCAGATGCTGGCCTACAGCCTTCTTCGGCTTGGTCCGGAATCGAGCGCCTCGGAGCGACTTGTCTCGAAAGCCTCGTCGCTCCGATCACAACTCGAACACGGTCTCAAGGAGACGATCTACAACATGTTTTCCTGGGTGCGCGATCAACCAGACCGCGATCTCGATGGACTGATGGAAGATATTGACCACCTCTTTCTCCATTCTGAGGGCGGTTTATAA
- a CDS encoding glycosyltransferase has protein sequence MKITYVVQKLNLDGGGSNFSLKLMAQMLSKEGHDVTVLTLDPSKNHYPDGLTFEVVSSQTRFGTRIGGLEHAYRAMSEHAAGTDLFHVFSPMLLPAAGYFRKRNEETPVVGRLNTYTRFCVNLNRMDGECHRNCTARAKFAHQDASIGKRIAKIPFYASRTFIEPKLSGKLDEYFAISPAVKEIYSDVSLPADRVSVVPNFYDPTFGSDEIPSHEIDPSTPLQLLYVARLCTFINRPQNGERGGQYLPSVHRDRGLVDRAPRKTCCRSSP, from the coding sequence ATGAAGATAACCTACGTTGTGCAGAAACTGAATCTGGATGGTGGTGGTTCAAACTTCAGTCTTAAACTCATGGCCCAAATGCTCTCAAAGGAGGGTCACGACGTTACAGTCCTTACCCTGGATCCTTCGAAGAATCATTATCCCGACGGTCTCACATTCGAGGTTGTCAGCTCCCAGACGAGGTTCGGGACTCGGATAGGCGGTCTCGAGCACGCATACCGTGCAATGTCAGAACACGCTGCTGGCACCGACCTCTTTCACGTCTTCTCTCCAATGTTATTGCCTGCTGCGGGATACTTTCGCAAGCGGAACGAGGAGACGCCTGTTGTGGGCCGATTGAATACCTACACCAGATTCTGCGTGAATCTGAATCGGATGGATGGAGAGTGCCATCGAAACTGTACTGCCCGAGCCAAGTTCGCCCATCAGGACGCTTCGATAGGAAAGCGTATCGCGAAGATTCCGTTCTACGCGTCACGGACTTTCATCGAGCCCAAATTGAGCGGAAAGCTTGATGAGTACTTTGCGATCAGCCCGGCAGTAAAAGAAATCTACTCCGATGTCAGTCTTCCTGCCGATCGAGTTTCTGTCGTTCCGAATTTCTACGATCCCACGTTCGGGTCTGACGAGATCCCGTCACATGAAATCGACCCCAGCACCCCTCTCCAACTTCTCTACGTAGCTCGACTCTGCACGTTTATAAACCGCCCTCAGAATGGAGAAAGAGGTGGTCAATATCTTCCATCAGTCCATCGAGATCGCGGTCTGGTTGATCGCGCACCCAGGAAAACATGTTGTAGATCGTCTCCTTGA